One part of the Sebastes fasciatus isolate fSebFas1 chromosome 8, fSebFas1.pri, whole genome shotgun sequence genome encodes these proteins:
- the LOC141773121 gene encoding uncharacterized protein LOC141773121, translating into MPFNHQSLNMKVCHTLICCFFLSLQDGNNSLVNAQTTVYTGTEGEDVRVKCSSSLSGIRNGFCKEQCKQKDILIVTSDVRAQRGRYSIEWNKKQGTILGDVSVTITQLIKSDSGRYRCGRSFSTFEQIEIIVVDARLDEDTSGEKTLYKRTGENIMVACYFTSFESRKYFCKEDCREKDLVETSGSRGQTGRYSIRYVEGTPSGGFVYVGITQLTKSDSGRYRCGLDTTFFRDPYLEFEIIVTDAPTTSKPNLTLPAFSSSASTATISSSGNSTLSASPKTTEQPETVTTKVLLYLGLTLVIMVVSSLSVLIYCRKRTSKPKDPTVETQYAYVTETNQVYENIRDDGQSRTPPVEISSVNAYAQYAETNEAETNDDYSITTAAGSQNTAEDDSSRLTYSQVNFSNRAAGSSNSTLRGDGDNVVYSVPRVHASSDVSHAEADLPVYSTVNRGLQE; encoded by the exons ATGCCGTTTAATCATCAGAGTCTCAACATGAAAGTCTGTCACACGTTGATCTGCTgctttttcctct CTCTGCAGGATGGAAACAACAGTCTCGTCAATGCCCAAACCACTGTCTATACAGGAACTGAAGGAGAAGATGTCAGAGTTAAATGCTCCTCTTCTTTGTCTGGAATCAGGAATGGCTTCTGCAAGGAACAATGTAAACAGAAAGACATTCTCATTGTAACATCTGATGTCAGAGCTCAGAGAGGCAGATACAGCATTGAATGGAATAAGAAACAAGGAACCATTTTAGGAGATGTTTCTGTGACCATCACACAGCTGATCAAGTCTGACTCAGGACGGTACAGGTGTGGTCGGAGTTTTTCAACATTCGAGCAGATTGAGATCATTGTTGTAGATG CTCGGCTGGATGAAGATACCTCTGGAGAAAAAACCCTCTATAAGAGAACTGGAGAAAATATCATGGTTGCATGCTACTTTACTAGCTTTGAAAGCAGGAAGTACTTCTGTAAGGAAGACTGTAGAGAAAAAGACCTTGTTGAAACATCTGGTTCCAGGGGTCAGACAGGCAGATACAGCATCAGATATGTAGAAGGAACTCCATCAGGAGGATTTGTGTATGTGGGCATCACACAGCTGACCAAGTCTGACTCAGGACGCTACAGGTGTGGTCTGGACACAACTTTCTTTCGAGATCCCTACCTGGAGTTTGAGATCATTGTCACAGATG CTCCGACCACTTCTAAACCAAACTTGACTTTACCAGCGTTTTCATCATCAGCCTCCACAGCAACAATCTCCAGTTCAGGAAACTCCACACTTTCAGCTTCCCCTAAAACCACCGAGCAGCCTGAGACAG TTACTACAAAAGTGCTGCTGTATTTGGGTCTGACTCTGGTCATCATGGTCGTATCATCACTGTCTGTGCTGATTTACTGCAGGAAGAGGACTTCTAAACCCAAAG atCCTACTGTGGAAACACAGTATGCTTATGTCACAGAG ACCAACCAAGTGTACGAGAATATCAGAGATGACGGACAGAGCAGGACTCCTCCTGTGGAAATCTCTTCAGTTAACGCTTACGCCCAATATGCCGAAACAAATGAAGCTGAAACCAATGACGACTACAGCATTACCACTGCAGCCGGTTCTCAAAATACA gCTGAAGACGACTCGAGTAGACTCACCTACTCTCAGGTGAATTTTTCCAACCGGGCCGCCGGCTCGTCCAACAGCACCCTCCGTGGTGACGGCGATAATGTCGTCTACTCTGTTCCTCGGGTACATGCGAGCTCTGATGTCAGCCATGCTGAAGCTGATCTGCCTGTGTACTCTACTGTTAATAGAGGGCTGCAggaatga